A genomic window from Pseudomonadales bacterium includes:
- a CDS encoding response regulator, whose product MPASVDSRLKRREHLFFRIAKPILGFGIVFAALVLLVQGAQQEKNLTRELQDRAGILTTTFESLLVAASPEEALEVLAGHNEGGVGIARLALLNAQGSRVIASVPPDWSGALWTDIAELNPLIEGRHAWWLDGPSLQTLVLPASGPGLGSDSQLLVTLDGTLIVDKMHETLRASLLTTLVGVLLFALGASLIVRTQVLRPIDAIKDAVEKRRQGNVVPIPKLRDDEIGALAELLETSLAEGERLDDQLKLMSQAIQGSRNEVYIIDADDLRLHLANRSAQKNLGYTKEELTGMQVPEIARELQDEAYLSELAGYLATGGELTHRYTHTRKDGTVYPFEFTAIPVIQHKRAWLLVLGNDVTEKHAQEEALRASEERLKLAVQGSNDGVFDYDIESEELYLSERLRGWLELEDEDSGIQLPPIEWASSRVHEEDLSTVRMAVQSCLSEGQEFDTEFRFRNNSGVYRWMQVRGHSAKGETRETRRITGFVSDITRRKVAEILLKDTVSRLGAVLDNITDGIVTLNEAGEVCAINPACEVMLQVSRDVLISRPFAERLTIGQTGWDALADRQLRECVAARGEGDLFPVEFSVTRLDTGSDERFIVVFRDISQRKRAEDELHQAVARAQAATLAKGEFLATMSHEIRTPMNGVLGMTQLLMDMQLNEEQRETAEVIHASGEALLTIINDILDFSKVESGKLQFETMPFDLRVTIREVMDLLSANKRQIELYIDFARDVPGNLLGDLGRVRQVLMNLIGNAVKFTQEGSVVVRVTDEQADLQGSGLQQRTFARLKVSVKDTGCGIAERAQSRLFDSFTQADASTTRKHGGTGLGLAISRRLVELMGGEIGFSSVEGEGSEFWFTLNLPTYSEEAIVVPASLAGQRLLLVIESDVGRRIYQSALREAGLTVEAVRDLSQADRLLSYGEYRFVLLDQKFLIDDHLEAIAGWKQQDPDLRIVACVAADARSGEIRAGVIDARIIKPVLPGTLVTLLDDLVSRPDDARKPKAAGRRMEIASQGHRRRVLLAEDNVINQKVAVRMLEKLGCRVDVAANGEEAVNMWEQFPYEIIFMDCQMPEVDGIEATRQIRQLEILDGAHTPIIAMTANAMERDEQNCRAAGMDDYLSKPVKADQLRGILERWGKATGARSA is encoded by the coding sequence ATGCCAGCCAGTGTTGACAGCAGGTTGAAGCGGCGCGAACACCTCTTTTTCCGGATTGCGAAACCCATTCTCGGGTTCGGCATCGTCTTTGCGGCGCTGGTGCTGCTGGTGCAGGGTGCTCAGCAGGAAAAAAATCTGACACGGGAACTGCAGGATCGTGCCGGGATTCTGACGACGACCTTCGAGTCTCTGCTGGTTGCCGCGAGCCCCGAGGAAGCTCTCGAGGTCCTGGCAGGACACAACGAGGGCGGTGTCGGTATCGCCCGACTTGCACTGCTGAATGCACAGGGATCCCGGGTAATCGCGAGTGTGCCGCCCGACTGGTCCGGTGCCCTGTGGACGGACATTGCGGAATTGAACCCGCTGATTGAAGGACGTCACGCCTGGTGGCTGGATGGGCCTTCGCTGCAGACCCTGGTGTTGCCTGCCTCAGGCCCTGGTCTTGGTTCAGACAGCCAGTTGCTTGTCACGCTCGATGGCACTCTGATCGTGGACAAAATGCATGAAACGCTGCGGGCGAGTCTGCTCACAACGCTGGTTGGCGTGCTCCTGTTCGCGCTGGGCGCATCACTGATCGTGCGCACACAGGTATTGCGTCCGATCGACGCCATCAAGGATGCCGTGGAGAAACGCAGGCAGGGCAACGTGGTGCCGATTCCCAAGCTTCGTGACGATGAAATCGGCGCCCTCGCAGAGCTCCTCGAGACCTCGCTTGCCGAAGGGGAGAGGCTTGATGATCAGCTGAAGCTGATGAGTCAGGCCATCCAGGGCAGTCGCAACGAGGTATACATCATCGATGCGGACGATCTGCGACTGCACCTTGCTAATCGATCTGCCCAGAAAAATCTGGGTTACACGAAGGAAGAGCTGACCGGCATGCAGGTGCCGGAAATCGCACGGGAGCTGCAGGACGAAGCCTATCTCTCTGAGCTGGCGGGTTATCTGGCAACCGGCGGCGAGCTTACCCATCGTTACACCCACACCCGCAAAGACGGCACAGTGTATCCATTCGAGTTCACCGCGATCCCGGTGATACAGCATAAACGCGCCTGGCTGCTTGTGCTGGGTAACGACGTCACGGAGAAGCACGCCCAGGAAGAGGCACTCAGAGCCAGTGAAGAGCGGCTCAAACTGGCCGTGCAGGGATCTAACGACGGCGTGTTCGATTACGATATCGAATCGGAGGAGCTTTATCTCTCCGAAAGATTGCGTGGCTGGCTGGAACTGGAAGATGAAGACAGTGGAATCCAGTTGCCTCCCATCGAGTGGGCGAGCTCCCGGGTACACGAGGAGGATCTGTCGACGGTCAGAATGGCGGTGCAGAGCTGCCTGAGCGAAGGGCAGGAATTCGATACGGAGTTCCGCTTCCGCAACAACTCAGGCGTGTACCGGTGGATGCAGGTGCGAGGCCACAGCGCGAAGGGGGAAACGCGGGAAACACGACGGATCACCGGATTCGTCTCCGATATCACCCGTCGTAAGGTCGCGGAGATTCTGTTGAAGGATACAGTCTCCCGTCTGGGTGCGGTGCTCGACAACATCACGGACGGCATTGTCACGCTCAACGAGGCGGGCGAAGTCTGCGCCATCAATCCCGCCTGTGAAGTCATGCTGCAGGTCAGTCGGGACGTGCTGATCTCCCGGCCTTTTGCTGAGCGGCTTACCATTGGCCAGACCGGTTGGGATGCGCTTGCGGATCGACAGCTGCGCGAGTGTGTTGCTGCGCGGGGTGAAGGCGATCTGTTTCCTGTGGAGTTTTCAGTCACCCGCCTGGACACGGGATCTGACGAACGGTTCATCGTGGTATTCAGGGACATATCCCAGCGTAAGCGTGCCGAAGATGAGCTGCACCAGGCAGTCGCCAGAGCTCAGGCAGCCACGCTTGCCAAGGGCGAATTTCTGGCCACGATGAGTCACGAAATACGAACGCCGATGAACGGCGTGCTGGGTATGACTCAGCTGCTGATGGATATGCAGCTGAACGAAGAGCAGCGCGAAACCGCGGAGGTTATCCACGCCTCCGGAGAAGCCTTGCTCACAATCATCAACGACATTCTCGATTTCTCGAAAGTCGAATCCGGCAAGCTGCAGTTCGAAACCATGCCGTTCGATCTCAGGGTGACGATCCGCGAAGTCATGGATCTGCTGTCGGCCAACAAACGGCAGATTGAGCTGTATATCGATTTTGCGCGGGATGTGCCGGGTAATCTGCTGGGTGATCTCGGGCGCGTACGCCAGGTGCTCATGAATCTGATAGGCAATGCGGTCAAGTTCACGCAGGAAGGTTCCGTGGTGGTGCGTGTGACCGATGAACAGGCAGATCTTCAAGGTTCAGGATTGCAGCAGCGCACGTTCGCGAGACTGAAAGTGTCGGTCAAGGACACGGGTTGTGGAATTGCAGAGCGCGCCCAGTCCCGGTTGTTTGACTCCTTTACCCAGGCAGACGCGTCTACCACACGAAAGCACGGCGGCACCGGACTCGGCCTGGCCATCAGTCGCAGACTGGTCGAGTTGATGGGTGGCGAAATCGGCTTCAGCAGTGTCGAAGGAGAAGGGTCCGAGTTCTGGTTTACCCTCAATCTGCCGACCTACAGCGAAGAGGCAATTGTTGTGCCGGCGAGTCTGGCGGGTCAGCGCCTGCTGCTGGTGATCGAAAGCGATGTGGGGCGGCGCATCTACCAGTCGGCGCTTCGCGAAGCCGGGCTGACCGTGGAAGCGGTCAGAGATCTGTCCCAGGCCGACCGATTGCTCAGCTACGGCGAATATCGGTTCGTGCTGCTCGATCAGAAATTTCTGATCGATGACCATCTCGAGGCGATCGCCGGCTGGAAGCAGCAGGATCCGGATCTCAGGATCGTGGCTTGTGTCGCGGCGGATGCGCGCAGTGGTGAGATCAGAGCGGGGGTTATCGATGCAAGAATCATCAAGCCGGTGTTGCCCGGAACGCTGGTGACTCTCCTGGATGATCTGGTTTCCCGCCCGGATGATGCCCGCAAGCCGAAGGCTGCAGGCAGGCGCATGGAGATTGCCTCCCAGGGCCATCGACGTCGAGTTCTGCTGGCCGAAGACAATGTGATCAACCAGAAGGTTGCCGTGCGCATGCTGGAGAAGCTCGGCTGTCGGGTTGATGTGGCCGCCAACGGCGAGGAAGCGGTCAACATGTGGGAACAGTTCCCCTACGAGATCATTTTCATGGATTGTCAGATGCCGGAGGTGGATGGCATCGAAGCGACGCGCCAGATCCGCCAGCTCGAGATCCTCGACGGCGCGCATACCCCGATCATAGCCATGACCGCCAATGCCATGGAACGGGATGAGCAGAACTGCCGTGCCGCAGGTATGGACGACTACCTTTCCAAACCCGTGAAAGCGGACCAGTTGAGGGGGATCCTGGAACGCTGGGGTAAGGCGACCGGCGCTCGATCTGCCTGA
- a CDS encoding coniferyl aldehyde dehydrogenase, whose product MHNQTSEFTAAQMRDLLDRQRAAYLAEGVVSAATRKDRLERAIGLLIRHQDHLVAAMREDFGHRSEHQSLFTDIAGSVGPLRHAQKHLAQWMRPEKRKVGPFPLNLLGAKARVEYQPLGVVGVISPWNFPVNLTFTPLAGILGAGNRCMIKPSEFTPATSALMAEIFPTAFDELEIGVVTGGPQAGADFAGLPFDHLLFTGATSIARHVMRAASENLVPVTLELGGKSPVVVGRSADMQKTADSIMTGKMMNAGQICLAPDYVFVPEERMDDFVASATRSVTRMYPTLLDNPDYTSVINQRHFERLNAYIEEARAKGTTVVEVNPANEDFRQQPHHKIPPTFVLNPTDDLKVMQDEIFGPVLPVKGYKAVEETIAYINGHARPLGLYYFGQDGAEEREMLTRTTSGGVTVNDVVMHVAQEDLPFGGVGPSGMGAYHGLDGFRTFSHAKAVFTQTKVNVAELAGLRPPYGEKMLKAVKMQMR is encoded by the coding sequence ATGCACAACCAGACCTCAGAGTTCACAGCTGCGCAGATGCGCGATCTGCTCGACCGCCAGCGGGCAGCCTATCTGGCAGAAGGCGTGGTCAGTGCGGCCACCCGTAAAGACCGGCTGGAGCGCGCCATCGGGCTTCTGATCAGACATCAGGATCATCTGGTGGCGGCCATGCGCGAAGACTTCGGCCACCGCAGCGAGCACCAGTCCCTGTTTACAGATATCGCCGGATCGGTGGGTCCCCTGCGCCACGCGCAGAAACACCTGGCACAGTGGATGCGACCGGAGAAGCGCAAGGTCGGGCCCTTCCCGCTCAATCTGCTGGGTGCGAAAGCCCGGGTCGAATACCAGCCCCTGGGGGTGGTCGGGGTGATCAGCCCCTGGAACTTTCCGGTCAATCTGACGTTCACCCCGCTTGCCGGCATTCTCGGCGCGGGCAACCGCTGCATGATCAAACCATCGGAATTCACCCCGGCGACCTCGGCACTGATGGCGGAAATCTTTCCGACCGCGTTCGATGAACTGGAGATTGGCGTTGTTACCGGTGGCCCCCAGGCCGGTGCCGATTTTGCCGGGCTGCCCTTCGATCATCTGCTTTTCACAGGGGCCACTTCAATTGCCCGACATGTGATGCGTGCAGCTTCGGAAAACCTGGTACCGGTCACCCTCGAACTCGGCGGCAAATCGCCGGTGGTTGTCGGCCGCTCCGCCGATATGCAGAAAACGGCCGATTCGATCATGACCGGGAAGATGATGAATGCCGGACAGATCTGCCTGGCTCCGGATTACGTCTTCGTGCCGGAGGAACGGATGGATGACTTTGTGGCATCGGCAACCCGCTCGGTGACCCGCATGTATCCCACCCTGCTGGACAACCCGGATTACACCTCTGTCATCAACCAGCGCCATTTTGAACGTCTGAACGCCTATATCGAGGAAGCCAGAGCGAAAGGTACGACCGTGGTCGAGGTGAATCCGGCGAACGAGGATTTCCGTCAGCAGCCGCACCACAAGATCCCGCCGACCTTCGTGTTGAATCCGACGGACGACCTCAAGGTGATGCAGGACGAGATCTTCGGACCGGTTCTGCCAGTGAAGGGTTACAAGGCCGTGGAAGAGACCATAGCCTATATCAACGGACATGCGCGGCCACTGGGGTTGTACTACTTCGGTCAGGATGGTGCAGAGGAAAGGGAGATGCTTACCCGCACCACTTCCGGCGGTGTGACAGTGAATGACGTGGTCATGCATGTCGCCCAGGAGGACCTGCCTTTTGGCGGTGTCGGACCTTCCGGGATGGGCGCCTATCACGGCCTCGATGGCTTCCGCACCTTCAGCCATGCGAAAGCCGTGTTTACTCAGACGAAAGTGAACGTGGCAGAACTCGCCGGCCTGAGACCGCCCTACGGAGAAAAAATGCTGAAGGCTGTGAAGATGCAGATGCGATGA
- the cmoB gene encoding tRNA 5-methoxyuridine(34)/uridine 5-oxyacetic acid(34) synthase CmoB encodes MNGRTHIERRVTENLGPLFQAFPGWRALAEPACEQITRHGTSSDWFAALDRLPRLIPTTIRLDDTVTIGGTASSEEEARLRQALLDLHPWRKGPFRLFDVFIDSEWRSDWKWQRLVPHLPHLQGETVLDVGSGNGYFGWRLLGAGAARVVSVDPTALFYLQHLALSGYVHALRPELRNWLLPLPFEALPVTPFDTVLSMGVVYHRRDPLEHVRQLFAFTRPGGRVVLESLVVAAEGGLAPTDRYARMRNLGQIPSTTLMRRWLETAGFTDVRIVDITVTRPAEQRRTDWMTFDSLSEALDPQDPSRTIEGLPAPVRAIAIARRPDQPDCAPQQRTR; translated from the coding sequence GTGAACGGCCGAACGCACATCGAGCGCCGGGTAACAGAAAATCTGGGCCCGTTATTCCAGGCATTCCCCGGTTGGCGCGCCCTCGCCGAGCCGGCGTGCGAGCAGATCACCCGGCACGGCACCAGTTCCGACTGGTTTGCCGCCCTCGATCGACTGCCGCGGCTGATTCCCACCACAATCCGTCTCGACGACACCGTAACTATCGGTGGTACAGCGAGTTCTGAGGAGGAGGCCCGCCTGCGACAGGCGCTGCTCGACCTGCATCCCTGGCGTAAGGGGCCCTTCCGGCTGTTCGATGTGTTCATCGACAGCGAATGGCGCTCCGACTGGAAATGGCAGCGACTCGTACCCCATCTGCCGCATCTGCAGGGCGAGACCGTGCTCGATGTGGGAAGCGGCAACGGCTATTTCGGCTGGCGGCTGCTGGGAGCAGGTGCGGCCAGAGTGGTCAGTGTCGATCCGACCGCCCTGTTCTACCTGCAGCATCTGGCACTGAGCGGCTATGTGCACGCGCTGCGGCCCGAACTGCGCAACTGGCTGCTGCCCCTGCCCTTCGAGGCCCTGCCGGTCACCCCCTTCGATACGGTGCTCAGCATGGGCGTGGTGTACCACAGGCGGGATCCACTGGAACACGTCCGTCAGCTCTTCGCATTCACCCGGCCTGGCGGTCGCGTGGTGCTGGAATCGCTGGTGGTGGCTGCCGAGGGGGGTCTGGCTCCCACTGACCGCTATGCCCGAATGCGCAATCTCGGGCAGATCCCTTCGACCACTCTCATGCGCCGCTGGCTGGAGACTGCGGGTTTTACCGACGTGCGGATCGTCGATATCACGGTAACCCGGCCAGCCGAACAGCGCCGCACAGACTGGATGACCTTCGATTCACTCAGCGAAGCGCTGGATCCACAGGATCCATCGCGCACAATCGAGGGCCTCCCGGCACCCGTACGCGCCATCGCCATCGCCCGTCGCCCCGATCAGCCGGACTGCGCCCCGCAGCAACGAACACGGTAG
- the smrA gene encoding DNA endonuclease SmrA, which translates to MADVDDDDADFRSAMGDVAPLPPSSRRKDRVLTGESARTGQLTPAQEERRNAALGITRHPAVDPNPLTLAEVVPCDPREILAWKKDGVQHAVFTRLRGGQYPVEGSLDLHHHTVKEAREAVYRFFLQAQARGWRTVLIAHGRGEQSRTPARLKSYVRHWLGQLPQVIAYHSADQRRGGTGAVLVLVKKSAQAKEQTREQYGLKSPPE; encoded by the coding sequence ATGGCAGATGTGGACGATGACGACGCAGACTTCAGGAGCGCGATGGGCGATGTGGCCCCGCTGCCGCCGTCGAGTCGCAGAAAGGATCGGGTGCTCACCGGTGAAAGCGCCAGAACCGGCCAGCTCACCCCTGCACAGGAGGAGCGCCGTAATGCGGCGCTGGGAATTACCCGCCATCCTGCAGTTGACCCGAATCCCCTGACGCTGGCAGAAGTTGTGCCCTGTGATCCTCGCGAAATCCTGGCCTGGAAAAAAGACGGTGTGCAGCACGCCGTGTTTACCCGGCTGCGTGGCGGTCAGTATCCCGTCGAAGGCTCGCTTGATCTGCACCACCACACGGTGAAGGAGGCGAGGGAGGCCGTGTACCGGTTTTTTCTGCAGGCACAGGCGCGCGGCTGGCGAACCGTGCTGATTGCCCATGGCCGAGGCGAGCAGAGCCGCACTCCGGCACGGCTGAAAAGCTATGTGAGGCACTGGCTGGGTCAGTTACCCCAGGTGATCGCCTACCACAGCGCCGATCAGCGGCGGGGTGGCACCGGCGCTGTGCTGGTGCTGGTCAAGAAGTCCGCGCAGGCCAAGGAGCAGACCCGGGAGCAGTACGGATTGAAGTCGCCGCCGGAGTAG
- a CDS encoding phytanoyl-CoA dioxygenase family protein, translating to MKTAAGIEAAAFERDGYLVVRGLCPPALREVLKDAVKSQLDPLLGPVEYEADVGYPGAPANRHVVGGDTPRRLLSACSRDPVLRQWATGPQVGSVLRELFGQAEIFVSQSHHNCVMTKHPGYSSATLWHQDIRYWSFDRPELISVWLALGRETVRNGALKVIPGSHRAQIDRGRLDSVLFLRPELEENRKLIEQARTVELEAGDTLFFHCRLFHAAGMNLTDDVKLSAVFTYHTDDNQPIPATRSAQLPSIPLG from the coding sequence ATGAAAACGGCAGCGGGCATCGAAGCTGCTGCGTTCGAGCGTGACGGCTACCTGGTGGTGCGCGGGCTCTGCCCGCCCGCTCTGCGGGAGGTACTCAAGGACGCGGTGAAATCACAGCTCGATCCACTGCTGGGTCCGGTGGAGTACGAAGCGGATGTAGGCTATCCGGGTGCGCCTGCGAATCGCCACGTCGTCGGCGGGGATACACCAAGACGTCTGCTCAGCGCCTGCAGCCGTGACCCGGTACTGCGGCAGTGGGCGACGGGCCCGCAGGTCGGCAGCGTGTTGCGTGAGCTTTTCGGTCAGGCTGAGATATTCGTCTCCCAGTCCCATCACAATTGTGTGATGACCAAACACCCGGGTTACAGCAGTGCCACCCTGTGGCACCAGGACATCCGCTACTGGTCGTTTGATCGACCGGAACTCATCTCTGTGTGGCTGGCACTGGGCAGGGAGACGGTGCGCAACGGTGCGCTGAAGGTGATCCCCGGCAGTCACCGCGCACAGATTGATCGAGGCAGACTCGACAGCGTGCTGTTTCTGCGGCCCGAACTCGAAGAGAACCGTAAACTGATCGAGCAGGCGCGCACCGTCGAGCTGGAAGCGGGGGATACTTTGTTTTTCCATTGCCGGCTGTTCCACGCGGCGGGCATGAACCTCACTGACGACGTCAAACTCAGCGCTGTGTTCACTTACCACACGGATGACAACCAACCGATCCCGGCGACACGCTCTGCTCAGCTGCCGAGTATTCCGCTGGGCTAA
- a CDS encoding acyl-CoA dehydrogenase family protein — protein MPESLTESEAALARRARAFAVDVLLPAADLEPGKARALIIDAARKAGFYAMTQPAAFGGTEAGALALTIVRDELAATNAPFTGLVFGPGPGVLGGASGPLRDSHLQPLLEGRLRGAFGFTEPDDAPQPTTAVRDGDFWVVNGQKSYVTGGSDADFINTLVQIPDGGPGMLVIDTGTPGVELTQRFESLDGSHHAAFRFHNALVPANHLIGTPGEGLPRAMRQIGDTRLAFAATCAGQLRWVDEYLTGHLKSPDRTGKPRGDKEGVRLRYAEARIHSFAARSMVYRTARLADRGANIVNEAIACKVFATEAIGDAVDNAIQLVGGNALIQGHPLERLYRQVRALRLAEGGNDVLRLNLARGRLDLGKGVI, from the coding sequence ATGCCCGAGTCTCTGACCGAATCCGAAGCTGCACTCGCCCGGCGCGCCAGGGCGTTCGCCGTCGACGTGCTCCTGCCTGCGGCAGATCTCGAGCCCGGCAAGGCGCGAGCGCTCATCATCGACGCGGCCCGCAAGGCGGGTTTCTATGCGATGACCCAGCCTGCCGCTTTCGGTGGCACGGAAGCGGGCGCGCTGGCGCTGACCATCGTGCGCGATGAACTTGCCGCCACTAACGCCCCTTTCACAGGACTCGTTTTCGGCCCGGGTCCCGGCGTACTCGGAGGCGCCAGCGGGCCGCTGCGGGACAGTCATCTGCAGCCTCTGCTCGAGGGCCGGCTGCGCGGCGCATTCGGCTTCACCGAGCCGGACGACGCCCCCCAGCCCACCACCGCCGTGCGGGACGGCGATTTCTGGGTCGTCAACGGCCAGAAGTCCTATGTCACCGGCGGCTCGGACGCGGACTTCATCAACACCCTGGTGCAGATTCCGGACGGGGGACCGGGCATGCTGGTCATCGATACCGGCACCCCCGGGGTGGAACTGACACAACGCTTCGAATCCCTGGATGGCAGCCATCACGCCGCCTTCCGCTTCCACAACGCACTGGTACCCGCCAATCATCTGATCGGAACGCCCGGCGAGGGACTGCCGCGGGCCATGCGCCAGATCGGCGATACCCGGCTGGCCTTTGCAGCGACCTGTGCAGGTCAACTGCGCTGGGTGGACGAATACCTGACCGGCCACCTCAAATCACCCGATCGCACCGGCAAACCCCGGGGAGACAAGGAAGGCGTACGGTTGCGCTATGCGGAGGCCCGTATCCACTCCTTTGCAGCGCGCAGCATGGTCTATCGCACCGCCCGGCTGGCCGATCGTGGTGCCAACATCGTTAACGAAGCCATCGCCTGCAAAGTCTTTGCGACGGAAGCCATTGGCGATGCGGTCGACAACGCCATTCAACTGGTGGGCGGCAACGCACTGATCCAGGGCCACCCGCTGGAGCGGCTGTACCGCCAGGTCCGTGCACTGCGCCTCGCCGAGGGTGGTAACGATGTGCTGCGCCTCAATCTCGCTCGCGGGCGACTGGATCTGGGCAAGGGCGTGATCTGA